One window of Paludibacter propionicigenes WB4 genomic DNA carries:
- a CDS encoding C40 family peptidase: MTGIVNLPLVPLRESDTESSEMTSQLLFGECVEVIKTRDQQFLLRNLADNYVGWVDKKMIRILKKHEEQRLTELNVHCVCTPLIEGQNEETGEKLLLPGGSKLHFQAGTELKVNNKTFIFDPIDSTEQVDKTGESLVQLAKQYLNAPYLWGGKSIMGIDCSGLVQVVFSMCGIQLPRDSSQQVELGKVIDFLNEVKPGDLAFFENGEGEIVHVGILLNSHQIIHASGCVKIETIDSQGIISEFTDKYSHNLRVVKRIF; this comes from the coding sequence ATGACCGGAATTGTAAACCTTCCACTTGTTCCCCTTCGTGAAAGTGATACCGAAAGTAGCGAAATGACTTCGCAATTGTTGTTTGGAGAATGTGTAGAGGTAATTAAAACACGTGACCAACAGTTTTTGTTGAGGAATCTGGCAGATAACTATGTAGGCTGGGTGGATAAAAAGATGATTAGAATTCTGAAGAAACACGAGGAACAAAGACTTACAGAATTAAACGTACATTGTGTCTGTACTCCTTTGATTGAAGGACAAAATGAAGAAACAGGTGAAAAACTGCTATTACCGGGTGGAAGCAAATTGCATTTTCAGGCAGGAACCGAGTTGAAAGTAAACAATAAGACATTTATCTTTGACCCGATAGATTCCACTGAACAAGTAGATAAAACAGGGGAAAGTCTGGTTCAACTGGCCAAGCAATATCTGAATGCTCCGTATCTTTGGGGTGGAAAATCCATTATGGGTATCGATTGCTCCGGTTTGGTGCAGGTTGTGTTTTCGATGTGTGGAATTCAGTTGCCGAGAGATTCATCACAGCAGGTAGAACTTGGTAAAGTCATTGATTTTCTGAACGAAGTAAAGCCCGGTGATTTGGCTTTCTTTGAAAATGGCGAAGGAGAAATTGTCCACGTAGGTATCTTGCTCAATTCACATCAAATTATTCATGCTTCGGGTTGTGTGAAGATTGAAACTATTGATTCACAGGGAATAATTTCGGAGTTTACAGATAAATACTCGCACAATCTTCGCGTAGTGAAGCGCATCTTCTAG